Proteins from a single region of Equus asinus isolate D_3611 breed Donkey chromosome 17, EquAss-T2T_v2, whole genome shotgun sequence:
- the LOC139040704 gene encoding olfactory receptor 5A1-like has product MFALLGLSDEKGVQPILFPIFLGIYLVTLIWNMGLIILIRMDSHLRTPMYFFLSFLSFIDICYSSSTSPRMLSDFLKEEKTISFIACATQYFVGCWMCLMECCLLAAMAYDRYVAIGRPLQYSAVMAPGLCQKMIAGAYGSGFLSSLAEIIPCFHLYYCGPNIIPNFFCDITHIISLSCSNPFISQMILFLITFFVGFGSFLVILLSYGFIAASILKISSIKGSAKAFNTCASHLLVEAIFYGTGLSVYMHPSSTHSKKQNKVLSVFYVTLIPMLNPLIYSLRNKEIKEAFQRVIKRTTHLLQ; this is encoded by the coding sequence ATGTTTGCTCTCCTGGGACTCTCAGATGAAAAAGGTGTGCAGCCTATCCTCTTTCCAATCTTCCTAGGGATCTACCTTGTGACTCTCATCTGGAACATGGGTCTTATCATCCTAATCAGGATGGACTCCCACCTGCGCACacctatgtacttttttctcagtttcctgtcatttatagacatctgctattcttcttccaccagcccaaggatgctttcagacttcttaaaagaagaaaaaacgatTTCATTCATTGCTTGTGCCACCCAGTATTTTGTTGGGTGCTGGATGTGTCTGATGGAGTGCTGTCTCTTGGctgccatggcctatgacagatatgttgctattggtaggcctctgcagtactcagcggtcatggctcctggcctctgtcagaAGATGATTGCTGGGGCCTATGGGAGTGGTTTCCTTAGTAGCTTAGCTGAAATAATCCCTTGCTTTCATCTCTACTACTGTGGGCCCAATATCATTCCAAATTTCTTCTGTGACATAACCCACATCAtatccttgtcttgctccaatCCCTTCATCAgtcaaatgattctttttctcatAACTTTTTTTGTTGGATTTGGTTCTTTCCTTGTTATACTCTTATCCTATGGTTTCATTGCAGCTTCCATCCTGAAAATATCCTCTATCAAAGGTAGTGCCAAGGCCTTCAATACCTGTGCCTCTCACCTGTTAGTAGAAGCAATCTTCTATGGCACAGGCCTCTCGGTGTACATGCATCCTAGTTCTACCCACTCCAAGAAGCAGAACaaggtgctgtcagtgttctatGTTACCCTCATCCCCATGTTAAACCCTCTTATCTatagtctgaggaacaaggagatcAAAGAGGCCTTCCAGAGGGTGATAAAGAGGACCACACATTTACTTCAGTAA